A single region of the Anguilla rostrata isolate EN2019 chromosome 11, ASM1855537v3, whole genome shotgun sequence genome encodes:
- the LOC135235321 gene encoding transmembrane protein 240-like, producing the protein MIATTMIFMIIGASVVMAIACLMDMNALLDRFHNYILPHLRGEDRVCHCNCGRHHVHYVIPYDGDQSLMDSSENYFVSDSVTKQEMDLMLGLMLGFCISWLLLWLEGVLQCALRAWKASPRQYDGPSWAWLPRFCNLRELRRRLQLRRRLQDSGGNMVHIKQKLYHNGHPSPRHL; encoded by the exons ATGATCGCAACCACCATGATCTTTATGATTATTGGGGCTTCTGTTGTTATG GCGATAGCGTGTTTAATGGACATGAACGCGCTACTGGATCGCTTTCACAACTATATCTTACCGCATTTACGAGGGGAGGATCGCGTCTGTCATTGCAACTGTGGAAG GCACCATGTGCACTACGTCATCCCGTATGACGGGGACCAGTCCCTGATGGACTCCTCGGAGAACTACTTCGTGAGTGACAGCGTGACCAAGCAGGAGATGGACCTGATGCTGGGGCTGATGCTGGGCTTCTGCATCAGCTGGCTCCTCCTCTGGCTGGAGGGGGTACTGCAGTGCGCCCTGAGGGCCTGGAAGGCCAGCCCCCGCCAGTATG acGGCCCGTCCTGGGCGTGGCTTCCCCGGTTCTGTAACCTGCGGGAGCTGCGCAGAcggctgcagctgcgcagacggCTGCAGGACTCCGGCGGGAACATGGTGCACATCAAGCAGAAGCTCTACCACAACGGCCACCCGAGCCCCCGCCACCTCTGA